The Nocardioides sp. S5 genome includes a window with the following:
- a CDS encoding BlaI/MecI/CopY family transcriptional regulator → MRPLGELEAVVMEHVWSADRPLAVRDVLERMDREPPLAYTTVLTVLDNLHRKGFLARDKAGRAYLYRPTKGRAEHTADLMHELLSDSGDSSVTLLRFLDRMSPAEVERLKRAIGD, encoded by the coding sequence ATGCGTCCACTGGGCGAACTCGAAGCCGTCGTCATGGAGCATGTCTGGTCCGCCGACCGACCCTTAGCGGTCCGCGACGTCCTGGAACGCATGGATCGCGAGCCGCCACTGGCCTACACCACAGTGCTCACCGTCCTGGACAACTTGCACCGCAAGGGCTTCCTGGCCAGGGACAAGGCGGGGCGCGCCTACCTCTACCGACCGACCAAAGGTCGAGCGGAACACACCGCGGATCTCATGCATGAGCTTCTCAGCGACAGTGGGGACAGCTCGGTCACCCTGTTGCGATTCCTGGACCGGATGTCGCCCGCCGAGGTCGAGCGCTTGAAACGGGCC